One segment of Zymoseptoria tritici IPO323 chromosome 2, whole genome shotgun sequence DNA contains the following:
- a CDS encoding zinc finger transcription factor (C2H2 (Pfam PF00096)), producing MQADTLLKHEPESESPGSIVNGSLDVTNATAQPNGKATSASAATNGQFPPPKTDKPRPHGCTTCGRSFARLEHLKRHERSHTKEKPFECPECTRCFARRDLLLRHQQKLHLTGQPTRPRNGRRESVAGAPGSKVRKNSMVNGNVGGAAATHSRRNTISHIDMSTIGLLDGSNANVNRMNPLGLGLGNPLGMNGVHGGANFNYNLNSGLGLGSVHGLPKLDTHIDQLDLTNSLRTAPPGAAFGGFDIEQLFTPHTTINPAALHFGEAGSVPSSNIPFGFDPSTNQQVPVEDDFGWMRNWNMQMPTGVDNEQAIEESSPSRMSSGDSPADFPDNMTHSVPSMPVSNSFQWPQSDLHIHRAMSMSQFQLDALGSGINNLEMSNGTLSPSSLHDPTPTGEAYFHGAMLQQKSIQQQSSPQSRPKSNTDGTPGHSANFFGNPLSNLSSNSPSIASSSITGSARHSSVTSMSTDSITDSTRQALLSSLNQPSVFGGHNARKYSQPTISSPLSPGPVRGAMQSQGPSLPETTDIRRYIDAFMQYAHPHLPITHIPTLSFDSIESVTGSRGTPPSNGPNGNGNTGGARCLILGMAAIGALYEYDHPASKGLFESAKKMIQLYLEERRKADMSKAMNGSNGGASAETPLWLVQAMLLTVIYGHHCGDRLAADIASNHIAALVSLARAANLAHPPMTPSSGEHKNQNGGDVDMGEAGPEEDLHSQWIKWKLGEERKRCLFAIFTLSSLLTTAYNQTPTIMNSEILLDLPCEEELYAAPTADAWQNLGGMAAVEANAIPFASALSTLLSAHQRQGNNFTPSPFGSVQNRDTSAETEMKPSTFGCLVLINALHNYIWETRSRRREWTMQETESMVAYIEPALNAWQAAWKANERHKLERPNPFGLGPLSADSIPLLDLAFVRLYVDMGRTAEAFWRRDFDAMAEELANGSQMISAGSPKGINGQAGQNGAGSPDHQVAQRRASQAQVSDQASSRRERHLRKAAFYAVDSLTIACTFNLTYADPTAHELPIQSAICFLDCVQVLAEWCVTVQERVGRYLGVLGRDQIDYTQVPAIMLLETEDAELLRKIEQICTNLEDKRMQQENLLAMDIGNFNPGAAAIASAQSNIDLSSSGVGSKILRVTAMMLEKAVIWPITHVMAKALEVEATHMDRRAEASCTQA from the exons ATGCAAGCGGACACATTACTCAAACATGAGCCCGAGTCCGAATCACCGGGCTCTATCGTGAATGGTAGTCTCGATGTGACGAACG CAACCGCACAGCCAAACGGCAAAGCGACTTCTGCATCAGCGGCTACGAATGGCCAATTCCCACCACCGAAGACCGACAAACCGCGACCGCATGGCTGCACAACCTGCGGCAGGTCATTTGCCAGGCTTGAGCACCTGAAACGCCACGAGCGATCACACACGAAAGAGAAGCCATTTGAATGTCCAGAATGCACACGATGTTTTGCGCGGAGAGATTTGCTCCTGCGCCATCAACAAAAGCTGCATTTGACGGGCCAGCCCACGCGACCACGGAATGGTCGACGTGAGAGTGTCGCCGGTGCTCCCGGCAGCAAGGTGCGGAAGAACTCCATGGTCAATGGCAATGTTGGTGGGGCTGCTGCTACACATTCAAGACGGAACACAATCTCGCATATCGATATGTCTACCATTGGGCTGCTTGACGGGTCCAATGCAAATGTCAACCGCATGAATCCGCTTGGTCTTGGGCTCGGGAATCCTCTCGGCATGAATGGCGTTCACGGCGGAGCGAACTTCAACTACAACTTGAACTCCGGTCTTGGACTTGGCAGCGTGCATGGACTACCGAAACTGGACACTCATATCGACCAATTGGATCTTACAAATTCATTGCGTACAGCTCCGCCAGGTGCGGCATTCGGTGGCTTCGATATCGAGCAGCTGTTCACCCCTCACACTACTATTAATCCTGCGGCACTCCACTTTGGCGAAGCCGGCTCCGTTCCCTCTTCCAACATTCCTTTTGGCTTCGATCCCAGCACCAACCAGCAAGTGCCGGTAGAAGATGACTTTGGTTGGATGCGCAATTGGAATATGCAGATGCCGACAGGCGTCGACAACGAGCAGGCCATCGAAGAGTCTTCACCTTCGCGGATGAGCAGCGGTGACAGTCCTGCCGATTTCCCAGATAACATGACCCACAGCGTTCCATCGATGCCGGTCTCAAATAGCTTCCAATGGCCTCAGTCAGACTTGCATATCCACCGAGCCATGTCGATGAGCCAATTTCAGCTTGATGCGCTCGGGTCGGGGATCAACAATCTGGAGATGTCGAACGGCACGCTCTCTCCTTCAAGCTTGCACGATCCCACACCAACCGGAGAAGCGTACTTTCACGGAGCTATGCTCCAGCAGAAGTCAATACAGCAGCAGTCATCGCCGCAAAGTCGACCAAAGTCGAACACTGATGGGACCCCGGGGCACTCGGCCAACTTCTTTGGCAACCCACTGTCCAATCTCAGCTCCAATAGCCCAAGCATAGCCTCCTCCTCAATCACCGGCAGTGCACGGCATAGCTCTGTGACATCAATGTCGACCGACTCCATCACAGACTCTACCCGCCAGGCACTCCTAAGCAGTCTCAATCAGCcatcggtattcggcggccACAATGCGCGAAAATATTCACAGCCGACTATCAGCAGTCCACTTTCTCCTGGTCCAGTCCGAGGCGCAATGCAGAGCCAAGGGCCCTCACTTCCGGAGACCACGGACATTCGACGATACATTGACGCTTTCATGCAATACGCCCATCCACATCTTCCAATCACACACATTCCAACCCTGTCGTTTGACTCGATCGAATCTGTTACAGGATCTCGCGGCACGCCACCGTCAAATGGTCCAAATGGAAACGGGAACACAGGTGGTGCCAGATGTTTGATTCTGGGTATGGCTGCGATTGGAGCTCTCTACGAGTATGATCATCCGGCTTCGAAAGGGCTTTTTGAAtctgcgaagaagatgatTCAATTGTATCTTGAGGAGAGGCGCAAAGCGGATATGTCAAAGGCGATGAACGGTTCGAATGGGGGTGCCAGTGCCGAGACACCGCTTTGGCTGGTGCAAGCTATGTTGCTCACTGTGATCTACGGCCACCACTGTGGCGACCGACTGGCAGCAGATATCGCCAGCAACCACATTGCCGCGCTAGTCAGTCTTGCGAGAGCCGCTAACCTTGCGCATCCGCCAATGACCCCATCCTCCGGCGAACACAAAAACCAAAATGGAGGCGACGTTGACATGGGTGAAGCTGGGCCCGAGGAAGACTTGCACAGTCAATGGATTAAGTGGAAgcttggagaggagaggaagcgctGTCTTTTTGCCATCTTCACACTTTCCAGCCTTCTCACAACTGCCTACAACCAGACGCCCACGATCATGAATTCGGAGATTCTCCTAGATCTCCCGTGCGAAGAAGAACTTTATGCAGCTCCCACCGCCGATGCGTGGCAGAATTTGGGCGGGATGGCTGCCGTTGAAGCCAACGCAATCCCATTTGCATCTGCACTCAGCACGCTATTAAGCGCACACCAACGGCAAGGAAACAATTTCACTCCCAGTCCATTTGGAAGCGTGCAGAACCGCGACACTTCTGCAGAGACTGAGATGAAGCCTAGCACATTCGGCTGTCTAGTCTTGATCAATGCCCTTCACAACTACATCTGGGAAACGAGGAGTCGGCGCCGAGAGTGGACGATGCAGGAGACTGAATCAATGGTCGCCTACATTGAGCCTGCTCTGAATGCATGGCAAGCTGCCTGGAAGGCCAACGAGCGCCACAAGCTGGAGAGACCGAATCCGTTCGGACTGGGACCCCTCTCCGCCGACAGTATTCCGCTGCTCGACCTGGCCTTTGTGCGACTATACGTTGACATGGGACGAACCGCGGAAGCATTCTGGAGGAGAGACTTTGATGCCATGGCGGAAGAATTGGCCAACGGCAGCCAAATGATCTCTGCTGGCAGTCCAAAGGGTATCAACGGGCAAGCAGGGCAGAACGGTGCAGGCTCTCCCGACCACCAAGTGGCGCAACGCAGAGCGTCCCAGGCACAAGTCTCAGATCAGGCATCTTCACGCCGAGAGCGTCATCTGCGGAAGGCTGCCTTCTACGCTGTGGACTCCCTCACCATCGCATGCACATTCAACCTCACATACGCCGACCCGACCGCTCACGAGCTACCGATCCAGTCCGCTATTTGCTTCCTTGACTGTGTCCAAGTTCTCGCGGAGTGGTGCGTTACCGTTCAGGAGCGAGTAGGCCGCTACCTTGGCGTGCTTGGCCGAGATCAGATCGACTACACGCAAGTCCCAGCCATCATGCTGCTCGAGACGGAAGATGCAGAGCTCttgcgcaagatcgagcagaTCTGCACGAACCTCGAGGACAAGCGCATGCAGCAGGAGAACCTGCTGGCGATGGACATTGGCAACTTCAATCCTGGTGCAGCTGCCATTGCCTCTGCTCAGAGTAACATCGATTTGTCTTCGAGTGGAGTCGGGAGCAAAATTTTGAGAGTGACGGCCATGATGTTGGAAAAGGCTGTCATCTGGCCGA TCACCCACGTCATGGCAAAAGCCCTCGAAGTCGAGGCCACCCATATGGACCGCCGCGCTGAAGCTTCCTGCACGCAGGCTTGA